The Undibacterium cyanobacteriorum genomic sequence ATCAAAAAAACTAGAAAATAAATGCAATTCGGCATACCATGCCTACCTCAGTTCAATGGAGATTAATTCATGTTATGTAGAATCGTGTTAGGTGGACTTATCTTGATTTCAAGCGTGCTGCCTTTGGCTCATGCACAAGATAAAACTCAGGTACCGGTTGAAGCGTTTGTCGAACGTGAGCAGTTTTCTATGCCACGCCTTTCGCCTGATGGAAAGCATATTGCCGTGAATGTCCGGATCTTGCGAGGCGAGCGTGAAGTACCGACTTTAACCGTGTATTCCTTGCCAGAGCTGACGGTCATGTCTCGCTTAATCTTGCCTGGCTTTGAAGTACCTATTAATTTTTTCTGGGCCAGCAATTCGCGATTGGTGATTCGGAAGGGGATTGAAGTTGGTGATCGTGAACCGCCACAAGCCACGGGCGAAATCATTGCAGCAGACTTGGATGGTACCAAGGTCGAATACTTGTTCGGCTATAAGAACATCAGTAGTGCCAGAAAAGGTGAGCGTTACGGCAATGATTATGCTCTAGGATTGATCTCACATATCCCGGAATCTTATAACGGAACGGTGTTGGTAAGTACCCACGAGTGGCGTCGGCCGCGCACCAACTTATTGGAAATCAATACCCTCAATGGCGCGCGCCATTCGGTGGCAGATATCGGTATGCCGGATCTCGATTTTCTCCATCAGGCCGATGGCTTGGCGCGCTTTGCATTTGGTCACGATGATAAGAACGAGCTCGCACTGTTTCGCTTTTATGAACAAGAAAAAGAGTGGAAGCGCGTTGATAATAACAAGTTGGGATATGAATACGAACCATTGAGTTTCACAGCCGATAGCCAATTTTTCTATCTCAAACATAGTATTCAGGGCGAGCCTAACAAACTCTATCGCGAACATCTGGCGAGTGGTGAACGGGTATTGCTTGGTGGTGATGCCAATGGTGATATTTCTTTGTTGGAGTACAGCTCGTGGCCGCGTGAACCATTTGCCTTTACGACGGCAGTAGGCGCACTCAAAGCGACCTACATCAATAAGAATTCACGCGACGCGAAATTGCATCAAACCTTGAGTGCATCGTTCCCAGACGCCTACGTGCATTTCATTAATTTTTCCGATGATGGCAAAAAATTGCTGTTTTATGTCTTCAGTGATCGTGATCCAGGTGCGTACTATTTATTCGAT encodes the following:
- a CDS encoding alpha/beta hydrolase family protein produces the protein MLCRIVLGGLILISSVLPLAHAQDKTQVPVEAFVEREQFSMPRLSPDGKHIAVNVRILRGEREVPTLTVYSLPELTVMSRLILPGFEVPINFFWASNSRLVIRKGIEVGDREPPQATGEIIAADLDGTKVEYLFGYKNISSARKGERYGNDYALGLISHIPESYNGTVLVSTHEWRRPRTNLLEINTLNGARHSVADIGMPDLDFLHQADGLARFAFGHDDKNELALFRFYEQEKEWKRVDNNKLGYEYEPLSFTADSQFFYLKHSIQGEPNKLYREHLASGERVLLGGDANGDISLLEYSSWPREPFAFTTAVGALKATYINKNSRDAKLHQTLSASFPDAYVHFINFSDDGKKLLFYVFSDRDPGAYYLFDRDTGKADLLFANLKGIDPDRMAVRKPIELKARDGFTLTGYLTAPANPSHKPLPLVLLPHGGPFGVQDTWSFDSDAQFLASRGYAVLQVNFRGSNGRGVAFRDAGMRQFGGKMIDDLIDGVKWASTQAEIDGKRVCVFGASYGGYAAMMVPVKAPNLVKCAIGYAGLYDLAGRYDQEGIKGETRMLNWLNIFMGSDLQKLVAESPINLADKVKVPVFLVHGNKDKRTELAQAEVMREALRKAGNEPQWMMVKNEGHGFYDSEHRKEFYLKLDAFLKKHIGD